Proteins found in one Phycisphaerales bacterium genomic segment:
- a CDS encoding cytochrome c family protein gives MMWGGVFLMAGSLAMGMAMAASEAPAGDAAAGKSTFRQCMACHAVEQGKNKVGPSLFGVVGRKAASIEGYKYSNPMIESGLTWSQENLMKYLQDPKGTVPGGKMAFAGIKKVEDVKNVIAYLEEQK, from the coding sequence ATGATGTGGGGTGGCGTGTTCCTGATGGCGGGTTCCTTGGCGATGGGCATGGCCATGGCGGCCTCCGAAGCCCCTGCCGGCGATGCGGCCGCGGGTAAAAGTACGTTCAGGCAGTGCATGGCGTGCCACGCCGTGGAACAGGGCAAAAACAAGGTCGGTCCCAGCCTCTTCGGTGTGGTCGGCCGAAAAGCGGCCTCGATCGAGGGCTACAAGTACTCCAACCCCATGATCGAGTCCGGCCTCACGTGGTCGCAGGAAAACCTCATGAAATATCTTCAGGATCCCAAAGGCACCGTCCCCGGCGGCAAAATGGCCTTCGCCGGCATCAAGAAAGTGGAAGACGTGAAGAATGTGATCGCCTACCTCGAAGAGCAAAAGTAA
- a CDS encoding FG-GAP repeat protein, giving the protein MSARYQVYPIGVLCILAAASWATSVHAQCDLIFERQLVSSDGREGDLFGTAIAISGDRAVVGASYAEDPAENAGAAYLFNYVTGEELAKFIAGDGTAGDEFGETVAFSGSRIVIGARKDDANRGSVFVFDADSYELLFELAAEDRDLGDSFGASVALIGSTAIIGATGDDERANGAGAVYLFNTNTGRQIRKILASDGAEANRFGEVVATDGRHVVVGAPGANIYAARSGAAYVFDALTGVEVCKLIPDVGAERDEFGASVAIRGGLAVVGAPYRAEGAQQCGAVFVFDASTGEQLLKLVPADVTSGKYFGRSVAVDGNRILVGASGDSHLGFRAGAVYLFDASTGVELRKVVAPDGGAIRQLGWAIAVAGSTAIVGSPGNGPVENPGAAYVFSIECGLTLASLGSCPGSMLFKFTRATPGATVALLAALREGEFAIPNGNPCAGTRLGLEGRIRVATTKQAGLDGSAAVPAYVTQQACGQIHLQAIDLADCETSNVILLD; this is encoded by the coding sequence ATGTCAGCTCGATATCAGGTGTATCCGATCGGCGTTCTGTGCATTCTCGCTGCGGCGTCGTGGGCGACATCCGTCCACGCCCAATGCGATTTGATTTTTGAGCGGCAACTCGTTTCGTCCGACGGGAGGGAAGGCGACCTGTTCGGCACGGCGATCGCCATCAGCGGAGATCGCGCTGTTGTGGGGGCCAGTTACGCGGAGGATCCCGCGGAGAACGCAGGCGCGGCGTACCTCTTCAACTACGTGACGGGGGAAGAACTCGCCAAGTTCATCGCCGGCGACGGGACGGCCGGGGATGAGTTTGGCGAGACGGTGGCGTTCAGCGGGAGCCGAATCGTGATCGGCGCGCGCAAGGATGACGCCAATCGAGGTTCGGTGTTCGTCTTTGATGCAGATTCATACGAGTTGCTCTTTGAACTCGCCGCGGAAGATCGCGACCTTGGTGATTCGTTTGGCGCTTCCGTCGCGCTGATCGGATCCACGGCGATCATCGGCGCTACCGGCGATGATGAACGAGCCAACGGCGCCGGAGCGGTCTACCTTTTTAATACGAATACAGGTCGGCAGATTCGCAAGATCCTGGCGTCGGATGGAGCGGAGGCCAATCGATTCGGAGAGGTGGTGGCGACGGATGGTCGCCACGTCGTGGTGGGCGCGCCCGGGGCAAACATCTATGCAGCACGATCCGGCGCCGCATACGTATTCGACGCTCTGACGGGCGTCGAGGTATGCAAACTGATTCCGGATGTTGGAGCGGAACGGGATGAGTTCGGCGCATCCGTTGCTATTCGAGGCGGACTGGCGGTGGTGGGCGCTCCATATCGAGCCGAGGGCGCTCAGCAATGCGGCGCCGTTTTCGTATTTGATGCTTCGACCGGCGAGCAACTGCTCAAACTCGTGCCGGCGGACGTCACCTCGGGCAAGTACTTTGGGCGCTCCGTCGCCGTCGACGGGAACCGGATTCTGGTTGGCGCATCGGGCGACTCCCATCTCGGATTCCGAGCCGGCGCGGTGTACCTCTTTGATGCTTCGACCGGGGTAGAACTGAGGAAAGTTGTCGCGCCTGATGGGGGCGCGATTCGCCAGCTCGGCTGGGCCATCGCGGTGGCGGGATCAACCGCGATCGTCGGATCACCGGGTAACGGCCCCGTCGAGAACCCTGGTGCTGCGTACGTCTTTTCGATCGAGTGTGGACTGACACTCGCATCGCTTGGATCTTGCCCGGGATCGATGCTCTTCAAATTCACTCGCGCAACGCCGGGCGCAACAGTGGCGCTTCTCGCCGCGCTGCGGGAGGGCGAATTCGCAATACCGAATGGGAACCCGTGCGCCGGAACACGGCTTGGCCTCGAAGGGCGCATTCGAGTCGCCACCACAAAGCAGGCCGGATTAGACGGCTCCGCGGCTGTTCCGGCGTATGTGACGCAGCAGGCCTGCGGCCAAATACACTTGCAGGCGATCGATCTGGCTGACTGCGAAACCTCGAACGTGATTCTTCTTGACTAG
- a CDS encoding ferritin-like domain-containing protein encodes MKINTLADLYLEQIRDMHSCERQIITALPKMAKAANHPKLKKAFEEHLEETKVHLERLDSILSDLEKPAGRQVCAAAAGLMEEADGVMKNEGDEEARDAGLICAAQKVEHYEIASYGCLRTYATKLDREQDAKLLEKTLKEEKHSDVELTKLAMSAVNDAAMV; translated from the coding sequence ATGAAGATCAATACACTTGCCGATCTCTACCTGGAACAGATTCGCGACATGCACAGTTGCGAGCGCCAGATCATCACAGCCCTGCCGAAGATGGCTAAGGCCGCCAATCACCCGAAGCTGAAGAAGGCGTTCGAGGAGCACCTTGAGGAAACAAAAGTGCATCTGGAGCGGCTTGACAGCATTCTGAGCGATCTGGAGAAGCCCGCCGGGCGTCAGGTGTGCGCGGCGGCGGCGGGCCTGATGGAGGAAGCTGACGGAGTGATGAAGAACGAGGGCGATGAAGAGGCTCGCGATGCCGGCCTCATCTGTGCAGCTCAGAAAGTCGAGCACTACGAAATTGCCTCCTACGGCTGCCTGCGGACGTATGCGACCAAGCTCGACCGCGAGCAGGACGCCAAGCTCCTGGAGAAGACGCTGAAAGAGGAAAAGCACTCAGATGTGGAACTCACCAAGCTTGCCATGAGCGCTGTCAATGACGCCGCAATGGTGTGA
- a CDS encoding BON domain-containing protein — protein MDGTRDDVGEDGKTPMDQSQASEHIKQTADIRQAVIADDTLSVGAKNCKIITDESGTVWLRGVVDSQAEKDLIERLAVQIAGSNNVMNELEVRPN, from the coding sequence ATGGACGGGACGAGGGACGATGTCGGGGAAGACGGCAAGACGCCGATGGATCAATCCCAGGCCAGTGAGCATATCAAGCAGACGGCTGATATTCGGCAGGCCGTTATCGCAGATGACACGCTGTCCGTTGGTGCGAAGAACTGCAAGATCATTACCGACGAGTCAGGCACAGTCTGGCTTCGAGGAGTCGTAGATTCCCAAGCCGAAAAGGATCTGATCGAACGACTCGCCGTACAGATTGCCGGCTCGAACAACGTGATGAACGAATTGGAAGTCCGTCCCAACTGA
- a CDS encoding B12-binding domain-containing radical SAM protein: protein MLPFIFADTRMAPAGIRAIGSALADVGFEKTRLVLQQWNRRFRPSQMRLDGRIPDLFMVSSMGMHEAACKELVRDARRIDPAHRPLIVVGGSHAVYEPFKVFSADPDDPSGPDVAVTGEEFVLLSLLEAVLSVRARGEAMRLAFARARDKGLLDEIPGLVYPLGARDGVAEKLIDTGTQRLLGDLDELPHPVLGYRLLEAPSRASNLAPRAMPADRVRKHSPISSLVMTFGCKFSCPYCPIPAYNQRQYRTKSPERIADEMARLNGEYGLRYFFGTDDNFFNDHDRALKIAETLARTEVDGSRLGSKVRWGTEATVHDTLKMKEHLPLMREAGCRGLWIGVEDLTATFVRKGQSVDKTTEAFLSLREVGICPMPMMMHHDSQPLYTRKGDYGLLNQVRLLRRAGAVSLQVLMLVPSPGSKLYHETYTSGQVFDRVGGRRVDPYMHDGNYVIASHHQHPWKKQLNILASYSYFYNPWWLIVALLRKTSVGDKPASAQVFGMLGNIQNIRRTLGWAFRLMFMKIRRHTQPPRSTIPMQSVEGTQSIHTRPIVVVTIDPAASLSKQTDRLSRSRS from the coding sequence ATGCTCCCGTTCATCTTTGCCGACACGCGCATGGCGCCGGCGGGCATTCGTGCGATCGGCTCGGCCCTGGCGGACGTCGGCTTCGAGAAGACGCGGCTTGTGCTCCAGCAGTGGAATCGCCGATTCCGGCCCTCGCAGATGCGCCTGGACGGTCGCATCCCCGACCTGTTCATGGTTTCGAGCATGGGAATGCACGAGGCGGCCTGCAAGGAACTGGTCCGCGATGCGAGGAGGATTGATCCCGCCCATCGCCCGCTGATCGTCGTCGGTGGATCGCACGCGGTGTACGAGCCGTTCAAAGTCTTCAGCGCCGACCCGGATGATCCCTCCGGGCCTGATGTGGCGGTAACGGGCGAGGAGTTTGTGCTGCTCAGCCTGCTCGAGGCAGTGCTGTCGGTTCGCGCCAGAGGCGAAGCAATGCGCTTGGCGTTTGCCCGGGCCCGCGACAAAGGACTGCTCGACGAGATCCCCGGTCTTGTCTACCCGCTGGGCGCACGTGATGGCGTCGCCGAAAAGTTGATTGATACGGGTACGCAGAGGCTCCTTGGCGATCTGGACGAGTTGCCGCATCCGGTTCTGGGCTACCGGCTCCTCGAGGCGCCGAGTCGGGCGTCGAATCTTGCGCCTCGGGCGATGCCTGCGGATCGCGTGCGTAAGCATTCGCCGATCAGTTCGCTCGTGATGACGTTCGGCTGCAAGTTCTCCTGTCCGTACTGTCCGATCCCCGCGTACAACCAGAGGCAGTATCGAACCAAGAGCCCGGAACGGATTGCCGATGAGATGGCCCGACTCAACGGCGAATATGGACTTCGGTACTTTTTCGGCACCGATGACAACTTCTTCAACGACCATGATCGCGCCCTGAAGATCGCCGAGACCCTGGCCCGCACCGAGGTGGATGGATCGCGGCTTGGTTCGAAAGTCCGTTGGGGTACTGAGGCCACGGTTCACGACACACTCAAGATGAAGGAGCACCTGCCACTGATGCGCGAGGCGGGATGCCGCGGGCTGTGGATCGGGGTCGAAGATCTGACTGCAACCTTCGTCAGGAAGGGTCAAAGCGTCGACAAGACCACCGAGGCGTTCCTATCCCTGCGCGAGGTGGGCATCTGTCCGATGCCGATGATGATGCACCACGACTCGCAACCGCTGTACACGCGCAAGGGCGACTACGGCCTGCTCAACCAGGTCCGCCTGTTGCGAAGGGCGGGCGCCGTGTCGCTTCAGGTGCTGATGCTCGTGCCCTCGCCGGGCAGCAAGTTGTACCACGAGACCTACACCTCTGGACAGGTGTTCGATCGGGTTGGCGGGCGGCGCGTTGATCCGTACATGCACGACGGCAACTACGTCATTGCTTCGCATCACCAGCACCCGTGGAAGAAGCAACTCAACATCCTCGCGAGTTACTCGTATTTCTACAACCCGTGGTGGCTGATCGTGGCGCTCTTGAGAAAGACCAGCGTCGGCGATAAACCCGCGAGCGCCCAGGTCTTCGGCATGCTCGGCAACATCCAGAACATCCGCCGCACACTGGGCTGGGCGTTTCGGTTGATGTTCATGAAGATTCGCCGGCATACACAACCGCCGCGCAGCACGATTCCGATGCAGAGCGTCGAAGGGACGCAATCGATCCACACGCGCCCGATCGTCGTGGTCACGATTGATCCTGCGGCGAGCTTGTCGAAACAGACCGACCGCCTGAGTCGATCCCGCTCGTAG
- a CDS encoding thioredoxin family protein, whose translation MTTVASASAFAPALNRNFLAAKFEAGLSWDDYLATGKLSQQEAWKGIYNQITLTDSQRKLLADFKRDMHVICISGIWCGDCVQQGPLLQRIAEASERISLVWLDRDQHKDLAGLVHINQGARVPTVLFLAEDDEFVSLYGDRTLTRYRALADSQLGPACPLPGAPIPTDQLLATLQDWLDEFERIQLLLRLSPRLRQRHND comes from the coding sequence ATGACCACCGTCGCCTCCGCCTCTGCATTCGCCCCCGCACTCAACCGCAACTTCCTCGCCGCTAAGTTCGAGGCCGGCCTCTCGTGGGACGATTACCTCGCCACCGGCAAACTCTCCCAGCAGGAAGCCTGGAAGGGCATCTACAACCAGATCACCCTCACCGATTCCCAGCGCAAACTCCTTGCCGATTTCAAGCGAGACATGCACGTCATCTGCATCTCCGGCATCTGGTGCGGCGACTGCGTCCAGCAGGGCCCCCTCCTCCAGCGCATCGCCGAAGCATCCGAGCGCATCAGCCTCGTCTGGCTCGACCGCGATCAGCACAAAGACCTCGCCGGCCTCGTGCACATCAACCAGGGCGCCCGCGTGCCCACCGTCCTCTTCCTCGCTGAAGACGATGAGTTCGTCTCCCTCTACGGCGACCGGACCCTCACGCGCTACCGCGCCCTGGCCGACTCCCAGCTTGGCCCCGCTTGCCCGCTGCCCGGCGCGCCCATCCCCACCGACCAGCTCCTCGCCACCCTTCAGGACTGGCTCGACGAGTTCGAACGCATCCAGCTCCTTCTCCGATTGAGCCCCCGCCTCCGCCAGAGACACAACGACTGA
- the polX gene encoding DNA polymerase/3'-5' exonuclease PolX, with protein sequence MATNTNSRLAQIFEQMAAALELTGANPFRVNSDARVARLLAELPQDVESFVDADPQIGLKRLCEIPGIGKGSAEKIVEFLETGEIAEHTALLNQVPDGLFGVLDIPGLGPKTVKAMWEKLGITSIEDLKGKLDSPELRTLPRMGEKTIENIRKALQFKEQGGQRAPLGIVRPVAIELVESLRKVKGAQRVEFAGSLRRGKETIGDIDILAACKDAEPMREAFCTHEDVTQVLSRGDTKCSVRLDVRGLVIQADLRLVPEANFGAAWLYFTGSKEHNVRLRERAIKKKHRLNEYGLYKGLTERPQDSGEAPVAAAKEADVYKALGLPYIPPEIREDRGELDAEIPDLIELSDIKAELHAHTTASDGKLTIDELIDCAQQRGYHTLAITDHSVSSVIANGLDVTRLRAHVKSICACARKRKDIAVLCGTEVDILPDGRLDYDDEVLASLDVVVASPHVSLRQDSKTATKRLLKAIENPYVHILGHPTGRMVGAREGLEPDMNEIIAAAKQHNVALEINANWKRLDLRDIHVRAAVQAGCLIAIDTDAHRTQHFDYLIYGVLTGRRGWLTAAQCINTWPAKKLHAWLKGKR encoded by the coding sequence ATGGCCACCAACACCAACTCCCGCCTCGCCCAAATCTTCGAGCAGATGGCCGCCGCACTCGAACTCACCGGCGCCAATCCCTTCCGCGTCAACTCCGATGCCCGCGTCGCGCGCCTGCTCGCCGAACTGCCCCAAGACGTCGAATCCTTCGTCGATGCGGACCCCCAGATAGGCCTCAAGCGCCTCTGCGAGATCCCCGGCATCGGCAAAGGCTCGGCCGAAAAGATCGTCGAGTTCCTCGAGACCGGCGAGATCGCCGAGCACACCGCGCTGCTCAACCAGGTGCCCGACGGCCTCTTCGGCGTGCTCGATATCCCCGGCCTTGGCCCCAAGACCGTCAAGGCCATGTGGGAGAAACTCGGCATCACTTCCATCGAAGATCTCAAGGGCAAACTCGACTCGCCCGAACTCCGCACCCTGCCCCGCATGGGTGAGAAGACCATCGAGAACATCCGCAAGGCGCTGCAGTTCAAGGAGCAGGGCGGCCAGCGCGCGCCCCTGGGCATCGTCCGCCCCGTCGCTATCGAACTCGTCGAATCGCTTCGCAAGGTCAAAGGCGCCCAGCGCGTCGAATTCGCCGGCAGTCTGCGCCGCGGCAAGGAAACCATCGGCGATATTGACATCCTCGCCGCCTGCAAAGACGCCGAGCCGATGCGCGAAGCCTTCTGCACCCATGAAGACGTCACCCAGGTCCTCTCGCGCGGCGACACGAAGTGCTCCGTCCGACTCGACGTGCGCGGCCTCGTCATCCAGGCCGACCTGCGGCTCGTTCCCGAAGCCAACTTCGGCGCCGCCTGGCTCTACTTCACCGGCTCCAAAGAGCACAACGTCCGCCTGCGCGAACGCGCCATCAAAAAGAAACACCGCCTCAACGAATACGGCCTCTACAAAGGACTCACCGAGCGCCCGCAGGACTCAGGCGAAGCGCCCGTCGCCGCCGCGAAAGAAGCCGACGTCTACAAGGCGCTCGGCCTGCCATACATCCCGCCTGAGATCCGCGAGGACCGCGGCGAACTCGATGCCGAAATCCCCGACCTCATCGAACTGTCTGACATCAAGGCCGAACTCCACGCCCACACCACCGCCAGCGACGGCAAGCTCACCATCGATGAACTCATCGACTGCGCCCAGCAGCGCGGCTACCACACCCTCGCCATCACCGACCACTCCGTGAGCAGCGTCATCGCCAATGGCCTCGACGTCACACGCCTCCGCGCGCATGTCAAATCAATCTGCGCCTGCGCCAGGAAGCGCAAAGACATCGCCGTCCTCTGCGGCACCGAGGTGGACATCCTTCCCGACGGCCGGCTCGATTATGACGATGAAGTGCTGGCGAGCCTCGATGTCGTCGTCGCCTCGCCCCACGTTTCGCTCCGCCAGGATTCAAAGACCGCCACGAAGCGCCTCCTCAAGGCGATCGAGAATCCATACGTGCACATCCTCGGCCACCCCACCGGCCGCATGGTCGGCGCGCGCGAGGGCCTCGAGCCCGACATGAACGAGATCATCGCCGCCGCAAAGCAGCACAACGTCGCGCTCGAAATCAACGCCAACTGGAAGCGCCTCGACCTGCGCGACATCCACGTCCGCGCCGCCGTGCAGGCCGGCTGCCTCATCGCCATCGACACCGACGCCCACCGAACCCAGCACTTCGACTATCTCATCTACGGCGTGCTCACCGGCCGGCGCGGCTGGCTCACCGCCGCCCAGTGCATCAACACCTGGCCCGCCAAAAAGCTCCACGCCTGGCTCAAGGGCAAGCGCTGA
- a CDS encoding TerC family protein — MMFLAHLGGGDAMQTDTMAGAALALVTLTAMEIVLGIDNIVFISIIVERLEESKQALARRVGLLLAMGMRIGLLLSIKWIMGLEAALFTVFGNEFSGRDLILVGGGLFLVGKATFEIHERIEGEGHERSAHRKAAASFARVIVQILLLDLVFSLDSVITAVGMAEELWVMIVAVVVAIGVMLAFAGYIAGFIKRHPTLKMLALAFLILIGVMLLFEGLGGHMNKGYIYFAMAFSLGVEALNLWAAKRRRAAAAA; from the coding sequence ATGATGTTTCTGGCGCATCTGGGCGGCGGCGACGCGATGCAGACGGACACGATGGCGGGCGCCGCGCTGGCGCTGGTTACCCTCACGGCGATGGAGATCGTGCTGGGGATTGACAACATCGTGTTCATCTCGATCATCGTCGAGAGGCTCGAAGAGTCCAAGCAGGCGCTGGCCCGGCGGGTGGGGCTGCTGCTGGCGATGGGCATGCGCATCGGGCTGCTGCTGAGCATCAAGTGGATCATGGGGCTGGAGGCGGCGCTGTTCACCGTATTCGGCAACGAGTTCTCCGGGCGCGATCTCATTCTCGTCGGGGGCGGACTGTTTCTCGTCGGCAAGGCGACCTTTGAGATTCACGAGCGCATCGAAGGCGAAGGGCATGAACGCAGCGCGCATCGCAAAGCCGCGGCGTCATTTGCGCGCGTCATCGTGCAGATTCTCCTGCTCGATCTCGTGTTTTCGCTCGACTCGGTGATCACGGCCGTGGGCATGGCGGAGGAACTGTGGGTCATGATCGTGGCGGTCGTCGTGGCCATCGGCGTGATGCTGGCATTCGCGGGCTACATAGCGGGCTTCATCAAGCGGCATCCGACGCTGAAGATGCTGGCGCTGGCGTTCCTCATTCTCATCGGCGTCATGCTGCTGTTCGAGGGGCTCGGCGGGCACATGAACAAGGGATACATTTACTTTGCGATGGCGTTTTCGCTGGGCGTCGAGGCGCTCAACCTCTGGGCGGCCAAGCGGCGCAGGGCGGCAGCCGCGGCGTGA
- a CDS encoding methyltransferase domain-containing protein has product MDRANLTMRGIWLALALALAGAAAPVAQNPPPPTEQEQSVKPGINDRWKSDDIAPLVETLDDEGREIFSQREKIAALVGPRKGSVVADIGAGSGFMAELFAGLVGEAGKVYAVDINAGLMERLAKDAADKGINNIETVVCGERSVDLPANSVDLMFICDTYHHFEYPVSTMRSIYEALRPGGQLVVVDFYRIEGESSEWILGHVRAGEEVFTQEIVDAGFELVNQHYPPYLPQNYVLRFRKVER; this is encoded by the coding sequence ATGGATCGAGCCAACTTGACGATGCGCGGAATATGGCTGGCCCTCGCGCTGGCGCTGGCGGGCGCGGCGGCGCCGGTCGCGCAGAATCCGCCGCCGCCGACTGAGCAGGAGCAGAGCGTCAAGCCGGGCATTAATGACCGGTGGAAGAGCGATGACATCGCGCCGCTCGTGGAGACGCTCGACGACGAGGGCCGCGAGATCTTTTCGCAGCGAGAGAAGATCGCAGCGCTCGTCGGGCCGCGCAAAGGCAGCGTTGTGGCGGACATCGGCGCCGGCAGCGGGTTCATGGCGGAACTGTTCGCCGGGCTCGTCGGCGAGGCGGGCAAGGTCTACGCCGTGGACATCAACGCCGGCCTGATGGAGCGCCTGGCCAAAGACGCAGCCGACAAGGGCATCAACAACATCGAGACAGTCGTGTGCGGCGAACGGAGCGTCGATCTGCCTGCCAACTCAGTCGATCTCATGTTCATCTGCGACACCTACCACCACTTCGAATATCCGGTCAGCACGATGCGCTCGATCTACGAGGCGCTGCGGCCCGGCGGGCAACTGGTGGTCGTGGACTTCTACCGGATCGAGGGCGAGTCGTCGGAGTGGATCCTCGGACACGTCCGCGCGGGTGAAGAGGTGTTCACGCAGGAGATCGTGGATGCGGGTTTTGAACTGGTGAACCAGCACTATCCGCCCTACCTGCCGCAGAACTACGTGCTGCGGTTCCGCAAGGTGGAGCGGTAG
- a CDS encoding YihY family inner membrane protein: protein MARRKWYMPKWFRRLLQTPTAELNRWQYALRFMAELARHGLKQLHEDRAGQMAAALAFRTIFALVPISAIGLLIFRVLGGLDRFQSFVRDVLAATPLDTVTVPTQVITDGNPEKVAMPLVDWLADLIRDINDNVNFESIGIIGLLILIWAAIGMMTTIERSFNTITRASENRPLSRRVPLYGFTIMIGPGLLYLSFFLDRRFDEIVTRAADSLGPWATSSLSAVGVITSLTTTWLFILLLYVAVPNTKVKISAAAIGSLVTAISWSIGARALGAYISTIFGTSSTYSVLYGTLGLIPVFLFWVYAMWIIVLFGLELTSALQAVGVRMVRSIPDRPCIAPVMDPALVLPMLRVVVERFERGEATDVRHIMEQASINEPAIELVLSRLVEQGVLHRIEPNERPTFALARPADRITLTEVVEAAQNLLGTQDAIGEDWELVSRLRQAQLRAVRDQTLADLRRNGKP, encoded by the coding sequence ATGGCCCGGCGCAAATGGTACATGCCGAAGTGGTTCAGGCGGCTGCTGCAGACGCCCACCGCCGAGTTGAACCGCTGGCAGTACGCGCTGCGCTTCATGGCCGAACTCGCCCGCCACGGCCTGAAGCAACTCCACGAGGACCGGGCGGGGCAGATGGCCGCGGCCTTGGCGTTCCGCACCATCTTCGCGCTCGTGCCGATCAGCGCCATCGGCCTGCTCATCTTCCGCGTACTCGGCGGGCTCGATCGATTCCAGTCGTTCGTGCGCGACGTGCTGGCGGCCACGCCGCTGGACACGGTCACCGTGCCGACGCAGGTCATCACGGACGGCAACCCGGAAAAAGTCGCCATGCCGCTCGTCGACTGGCTGGCCGATCTCATTCGGGACATCAATGACAACGTGAACTTCGAGTCGATCGGCATCATCGGCCTGCTCATTCTCATCTGGGCGGCGATCGGGATGATGACGACCATCGAGCGCTCGTTCAACACCATCACGCGCGCCTCGGAGAACCGGCCGCTGTCGCGCCGCGTGCCGCTGTACGGCTTCACGATCATGATCGGGCCGGGGCTGCTGTACCTGAGTTTCTTCCTCGACCGGCGCTTTGACGAAATCGTCACCCGCGCCGCGGACAGCCTCGGCCCGTGGGCAACGTCGAGTCTGTCAGCCGTGGGCGTGATCACTTCGCTGACGACGACGTGGCTGTTCATCCTGCTGCTCTATGTCGCGGTGCCCAACACGAAGGTGAAGATCTCGGCGGCGGCGATCGGCTCGCTCGTCACCGCCATCTCCTGGTCGATCGGCGCCCGGGCCCTGGGCGCGTACATCTCGACGATCTTTGGCACGAGTTCGACCTACTCGGTGCTCTACGGCACGCTGGGGTTGATCCCGGTGTTCCTGTTCTGGGTCTACGCGATGTGGATCATCGTGCTCTTTGGCCTGGAACTGACCTCGGCGCTGCAGGCGGTGGGCGTCCGGATGGTTCGCTCGATTCCCGACCGGCCGTGCATTGCGCCGGTGATGGACCCGGCGCTGGTGCTGCCGATGCTGCGCGTGGTTGTTGAGCGCTTCGAGCGGGGCGAGGCGACGGATGTGCGGCACATCATGGAACAGGCGAGCATCAACGAGCCGGCGATCGAACTCGTGCTCTCCCGACTCGTCGAGCAGGGCGTATTGCACCGCATCGAGCCCAACGAGCGGCCGACGTTTGCACTGGCCAGGCCGGCGGATCGCATCACGCTGACCGAGGTCGTCGAAGCGGCGCAAAACCTGCTGGGGACGCAAGATGCGATCGGCGAAGACTGGGAACTGGTTTCGCGTCTGAGGCAGGCTCAACTCCGCGCGGTGCGCGATCAGACGCTGGCGGATCTGCGTAGAAACGGCAAGCCCTAG